A single region of the Elizabethkingia sp. JS20170427COW genome encodes:
- a CDS encoding heme-binding domain-containing protein, translating into MKNPIKSILKKVLVVLIVALALLQLYRPAKNISTEVSVNAIGQHYNVPEPVDKLLRTSCYDCHSNNTVYPWYSNVQPVALWLDDHIRDGKKHLNFDEFNTYSAERKQKKFKEIAEEIEEGEMPMTSYTLIHQNAKLSAADKKLLVDWTKEMMKK; encoded by the coding sequence ATGAAAAATCCAATAAAATCAATCCTAAAAAAAGTACTTGTCGTATTGATTGTCGCTTTGGCACTACTTCAATTGTATCGCCCTGCGAAAAATATTTCTACAGAAGTTTCTGTTAATGCCATAGGACAGCATTATAATGTTCCAGAGCCCGTTGATAAATTGCTAAGAACCAGTTGCTATGATTGTCATTCTAACAATACCGTTTATCCTTGGTATAGCAATGTACAACCAGTAGCTTTATGGTTAGATGACCATATCCGTGATGGAAAAAAACATCTGAATTTTGATGAATTTAACACCTATTCTGCCGAAAGAAAACAGAAAAAATTCAAAGAAATAGCAGAAGAAATTGAAGAGGGCGAAATGCCAATGACTTCCTATACCTTGATACATCAAAATGCTAAACTCAGTGCAGCTGATAAAAAACTTT
- a CDS encoding efflux RND transporter periplasmic adaptor subunit → MKNLIIIINIFLLFTACTNKQTSEEQVNVPTQENVASLTDAQYKNAGIEIGKIEMKNVFSVLKLNGKIDVPPQNIVSVSVPLGGYLKSTKLLPGMHISKGEVIAVMEDPQYIQLQQDYLTAKAQFAYNESEYFRQKELNESKAVSDKVFEQARTTYQTQNILIKSLEQKLKLIGLNPNTVTANTITKSINIYSPINGFVSAVNVNIGKYVTPSDVLFELVNPNDIHLALTVFDKDVNKLAIGQKVIAFSNSNPDKKYECEIILISKNLSNDNATQVHCYFKEYDKTLLPGMFMNAIIELSGGNATVLPDDAIVRFENKNYVFIEKGNRQFEMTEVQIGNAENGFTEIMSAEKLANKNIVVKGAYHLLMVLKNTDEE, encoded by the coding sequence ATGAAGAACTTAATTATCATCATAAATATATTTTTATTGTTTACCGCTTGTACCAATAAACAAACAAGCGAAGAACAAGTAAATGTACCAACACAAGAAAATGTTGCCAGTCTTACCGATGCACAATACAAAAATGCTGGAATAGAAATTGGTAAAATAGAAATGAAAAATGTTTTTTCTGTTTTAAAATTGAACGGGAAAATTGATGTTCCGCCCCAAAACATAGTGTCTGTCAGTGTGCCGTTGGGTGGTTATCTGAAATCCACAAAATTATTACCCGGTATGCACATTAGCAAAGGAGAAGTAATTGCTGTAATGGAAGATCCTCAATACATTCAATTACAACAAGATTATTTAACTGCCAAAGCCCAATTTGCATACAATGAAAGTGAATATTTTCGTCAAAAAGAACTCAATGAAAGTAAAGCAGTAAGTGATAAAGTATTTGAGCAGGCAAGAACAACTTATCAAACCCAAAACATATTGATAAAATCATTGGAACAAAAGTTGAAATTAATCGGATTAAATCCAAATACTGTTACTGCCAATACGATTACAAAAAGCATCAACATCTATTCGCCTATCAATGGCTTTGTTTCTGCCGTAAATGTGAATATCGGTAAATATGTAACCCCAAGCGATGTACTGTTTGAGTTAGTCAATCCAAATGACATTCATTTGGCATTAACCGTGTTTGATAAAGATGTAAACAAATTGGCTATCGGACAAAAAGTAATTGCATTTTCCAACAGCAATCCCGATAAAAAGTATGAATGTGAAATCATATTAATCAGCAAAAACCTAAGCAACGACAACGCTACACAGGTACATTGCTACTTTAAAGAATACGACAAAACTTTATTGCCTGGGATGTTTATGAATGCAATAATTGAATTGTCAGGTGGCAATGCAACTGTTTTACCCGATGATGCCATTGTTCGTTTTGAAAATAAAAACTATGTGTTTATCGAAAAAGGAAATAGACAATTTGAAATGACGGAAGTACAAATCGGCAATGCAGAAAATGGGTTTACAGAAATTATGTCTGCTGAAAAATTAGCCAATAAAAACATCGTTGTTAAAGGTGCATATCATCTTTTGATGGTGTTGAAAAATACAGATGAAGAATAA
- a CDS encoding CusA/CzcA family heavy metal efflux RND transporter — translation MLSKIIEFSIKNKLIIGLFVLGLIAYGSYEVKKLPIDAVPDITNNQVQVITVASALGAPDVERLITFPIEQVNNNIPGLIELRSFSRFGLSVVTIVFDEKTDIYWARQQVSERLQQAQEQIPKGFGTPVLAPVTTGLGEIYQYTVRPKKGYENKYDAMELRTIQDWIVRRQLLGVKGVAEVSSFGGLLKQYEIAIVPEKLMAYGITINDVFNALEKNNQNTGGSYIEKGPTILFIRSEGLVGTMEDIQNIVVKNLPNGMPLLIRDVGEVRLGNAPRYGAMTYNGEQEVSGAVVMMLKGANSNVVIKDIKAQIEKIQKTLPEGVVIEPFLDRTKMVKNAIGTVTKNLMEGVLIVIFVLVLFLGNIRAGLLVASVIPLSMLFAIILMNTFGVSGNLMSLGALDFGLIVDGAVIIVEAVMHKLSHSKLFAKVNKLSQKEMDSEVKTSASRMMNSAVFGQIIILIVYLPIFTLQGIEGKMFKPMAQTVAFALLGAFLLSLTYIPMMSSLFLSKNISHKETLSDKMINRLERFYQRFLVKAFRHQKKILATVIGLFVTALFVLSTLGGEFIPSLPEGDFAVETRVLPGSNLNTSVEAVSKASKIILENFPEVEQVVGKTGSSEVPTDPMPVDASDLMIILKDRSEWTSAKTYPELEAKMSKALEDVPGVAFGFQYPVAMRFNELMTGARQDVVCKIYGENLDTLAYYAGKLGQLSNGIKGTEALYVEAVTGMPQIVIEYNRSAIAQYGLNISDVNRVINTAFAGESSGMVFENERRFHLAVRLSGDKRKNLEDVQQLLIATPQGTQIPLNTVANVDIVEGPNQIQRENSQRRIIVGFNVRERDIQSTVNELQQKVEKQIKLPPGYFITYGGAFENLQAAKDRLAVAVPISLVLIFLLLYFAFGSVKQGLLIYTAIPLSAIGGIFALALRGIPFSVSAGIGFIALFGVAVLNGIVLIAEFNRLKSEGYTDLKRIVIMGTKTRLRPVLMTAFVASLGFLPMALSHGEGAEVQRPLATVVIGGLLLATFLTLFVLPILYIIFNRGVSMKNKSIKGISVLILLFISIGANAQDKITLQQAIDTALVNNLTVKNEKLRTEYHEKLIKSGATIPATNIGGQYGQINSFYPDLSLGISQTLSFPTVYSRQKDLLTEEWKSSVLNLKIKETELKKLVTEAYFNLLYIQQKRRLLLENDSLFSEFLSKSILRFKKGESNILEKTTAENQRGQITLQLSQLEQDWEILQLQFQFLLNTSTVFVPDESEVFSQNISLLENPEFDFHPLVQFWKQQQSIATANTKVEKSKLLPDITFGYNIMGMKGMGANDVEYNSNLRFHSVQFGLGIPIFNGSQKSKINASKINEQITGNEYKVNLRNLETNFAQAMKQYQKYQDAVLYFENTALENAETLKTTANKQFLNGEINYLEWVLLMNQAISIQSDYIEAIRNRNNAVAEINYYLNK, via the coding sequence ATGCTAAGTAAAATAATAGAGTTCTCTATAAAGAACAAGCTCATCATAGGTCTTTTTGTCCTCGGACTGATAGCCTATGGGAGTTATGAGGTAAAAAAACTCCCAATTGATGCGGTGCCTGACATCACGAATAATCAGGTGCAAGTAATCACAGTAGCTTCTGCTTTAGGAGCTCCTGATGTGGAGCGGTTGATTACGTTTCCCATAGAACAAGTAAATAATAATATCCCCGGACTGATTGAATTGCGGAGTTTTTCCCGGTTTGGTTTATCGGTTGTTACTATTGTATTTGATGAAAAAACGGATATTTATTGGGCAAGACAACAAGTGAGCGAACGACTGCAACAAGCACAGGAACAAATACCAAAAGGTTTTGGAACACCCGTATTGGCACCTGTTACTACCGGATTAGGTGAAATTTATCAATATACGGTTCGTCCCAAAAAAGGCTATGAAAACAAGTACGATGCTATGGAACTTCGTACTATTCAGGATTGGATTGTACGCAGACAGTTGCTCGGTGTAAAAGGCGTAGCCGAAGTAAGCAGTTTCGGAGGTTTACTGAAACAATATGAAATAGCTATTGTACCCGAAAAATTAATGGCTTATGGTATTACCATCAACGATGTATTTAACGCCCTTGAAAAAAACAATCAAAATACAGGTGGTTCTTATATTGAAAAAGGTCCAACCATTTTATTTATCCGTAGTGAAGGTTTGGTTGGAACAATGGAAGATATTCAAAATATTGTTGTAAAGAATTTACCTAATGGAATGCCTCTACTCATTCGAGATGTGGGTGAAGTTCGATTAGGTAACGCACCAAGATACGGAGCTATGACCTACAATGGAGAACAGGAAGTTTCTGGTGCAGTTGTAATGATGCTGAAAGGTGCAAATAGCAATGTGGTCATCAAAGATATTAAAGCACAAATTGAAAAAATTCAAAAAACTTTGCCCGAAGGAGTGGTGATTGAGCCGTTTTTAGACAGAACTAAAATGGTGAAAAATGCTATCGGAACGGTTACTAAGAACCTTATGGAAGGTGTATTAATAGTCATTTTTGTATTGGTGTTATTTCTGGGGAATATTCGTGCCGGTTTATTGGTGGCATCGGTTATTCCGCTATCGATGTTGTTTGCAATTATTTTAATGAACACTTTTGGTGTAAGTGGGAATTTAATGAGTTTGGGAGCTTTAGATTTTGGTTTAATTGTGGACGGTGCAGTAATTATTGTGGAAGCGGTAATGCACAAACTATCGCACAGTAAACTGTTTGCCAAAGTCAATAAACTATCGCAAAAGGAAATGGACAGCGAAGTCAAAACATCGGCTTCTCGAATGATGAATAGTGCAGTTTTCGGACAAATTATCATTTTGATTGTGTATTTACCAATTTTCACTTTACAGGGAATTGAGGGCAAGATGTTCAAACCAATGGCACAAACTGTTGCATTTGCTTTATTAGGTGCTTTTTTACTATCACTTACTTATATTCCAATGATGAGTTCATTGTTTTTAAGTAAAAATATTTCACACAAAGAAACTTTATCTGACAAAATGATCAACCGATTGGAGCGGTTTTATCAGCGGTTTTTAGTTAAGGCATTTCGTCATCAAAAAAAGATATTAGCTACAGTTATCGGCTTATTTGTAACAGCTTTGTTTGTTTTATCCACATTGGGCGGAGAGTTCATCCCTTCTCTTCCCGAAGGCGATTTTGCAGTGGAAACAAGAGTTTTGCCGGGAAGTAACCTGAACACATCGGTTGAAGCAGTTTCTAAGGCTTCTAAAATCATTTTAGAAAACTTCCCGGAAGTAGAACAAGTAGTGGGCAAAACTGGGAGCAGTGAAGTGCCTACCGACCCAATGCCAGTGGATGCATCTGACTTAATGATTATTTTAAAAGACCGAAGCGAATGGACTTCTGCCAAGACGTATCCTGAATTGGAAGCGAAAATGAGCAAAGCATTAGAAGATGTTCCGGGAGTGGCTTTCGGTTTCCAATATCCGGTAGCAATGAGATTTAATGAATTAATGACCGGAGCAAGGCAAGATGTAGTATGCAAAATTTACGGGGAAAACTTAGACACTCTGGCTTACTATGCAGGTAAATTGGGACAATTGTCTAACGGAATAAAAGGCACAGAGGCTTTATACGTAGAAGCCGTAACCGGAATGCCACAAATAGTCATTGAATACAATCGATCTGCAATTGCTCAATACGGTTTAAATATCAGCGACGTCAATCGTGTTATTAATACAGCTTTTGCTGGAGAAAGCAGCGGAATGGTGTTTGAAAATGAGAGAAGATTTCATTTGGCCGTGCGTCTTTCGGGCGATAAAAGGAAAAATTTAGAAGATGTACAACAGCTACTTATTGCCACGCCACAAGGCACTCAAATACCATTAAACACCGTAGCAAATGTGGACATCGTAGAAGGTCCTAATCAAATACAACGAGAAAATTCTCAGCGTAGAATTATTGTAGGCTTTAATGTTCGCGAACGTGATATTCAAAGTACTGTAAATGAATTGCAACAAAAAGTAGAGAAACAAATAAAGTTACCACCCGGGTATTTTATCACTTACGGAGGAGCATTTGAAAACTTACAAGCGGCTAAAGATCGGTTGGCTGTTGCTGTACCCATATCCTTAGTTTTGATTTTTCTGTTACTTTACTTTGCCTTTGGATCTGTTAAGCAAGGTTTACTTATTTACACTGCCATTCCACTATCTGCAATAGGTGGAATATTTGCCTTAGCTCTTCGTGGTATTCCTTTTAGTGTAAGTGCGGGAATTGGTTTCATTGCTTTATTTGGTGTAGCTGTATTGAATGGAATTGTATTAATCGCAGAATTTAATCGATTAAAAAGTGAAGGTTATACCGATTTAAAACGCATCGTGATTATGGGAACAAAAACCCGTTTACGTCCGGTACTGATGACAGCGTTTGTAGCTTCATTAGGTTTCTTGCCAATGGCATTAAGTCACGGAGAAGGTGCAGAAGTGCAAAGACCTTTGGCAACAGTGGTTATTGGTGGATTGCTGCTTGCTACATTTCTGACTTTGTTTGTTCTTCCGATTTTGTATATCATTTTCAACAGAGGTGTTTCAATGAAAAATAAATCAATTAAAGGAATATCTGTTTTGATTTTGCTGTTTATTTCAATCGGAGCTAATGCACAAGATAAAATCACACTTCAACAAGCTATTGATACAGCTTTAGTTAATAATCTTACCGTTAAAAATGAAAAATTGCGAACAGAGTATCATGAAAAACTCATCAAATCCGGTGCGACTATTCCGGCTACAAACATTGGCGGACAGTACGGACAAATCAATAGTTTCTATCCTGATTTGAGTTTAGGTATTTCACAAACACTCAGTTTTCCAACTGTTTATTCAAGACAAAAAGATTTGCTAACCGAAGAATGGAAAAGCAGTGTTTTGAATTTAAAAATAAAAGAAACAGAACTAAAAAAATTAGTTACAGAGGCATATTTCAATCTGCTTTATATTCAACAAAAGAGAAGGTTGTTACTGGAAAATGACAGCTTGTTTTCAGAATTTCTAAGTAAATCAATTCTTCGATTTAAAAAAGGAGAAAGCAATATTTTAGAAAAAACAACAGCCGAAAATCAACGAGGGCAAATTACACTTCAACTTTCACAATTAGAACAAGATTGGGAAATTCTTCAATTGCAATTTCAGTTTTTACTTAATACAAGTACTGTTTTTGTTCCTGATGAAAGTGAAGTCTTTTCTCAAAATATATCTTTATTAGAAAATCCGGAGTTTGATTTTCATCCTTTAGTTCAATTTTGGAAACAACAACAAAGTATTGCTACCGCTAATACGAAAGTTGAAAAATCAAAACTCTTACCGGATATTACTTTTGGTTACAACATAATGGGGATGAAAGGAATGGGTGCAAATGACGTGGAATACAATAGTAATCTTCGTTTTCATTCGGTTCAGTTTGGTTTGGGCATTCCTATTTTCAACGGTAGTCAAAAATCAAAAATAAATGCTTCAAAAATAAATGAACAAATAACCGGGAATGAATACAAAGTGAATTTGAGAAACCTCGAAACTAACTTTGCACAAGCAATGAAACAATATCAGAAATATCAAGATGCTGTTTTATATTTTGAAAATACAGCTTTAGAAAATGCTGAAACGCTAAAAACAACCGCAAACAAACAATTCCTAAATGGTGAAATCAATTATTTAGAATGGGTGTTGCTAATGAACCAAGCGATAAGTATTCAAAGCGATTATATTGAAGCCATACGAAACAGGAATAATGCCGTAGCAGAAATTAATTATTATCTAAATAAATAG
- a CDS encoding TetR/AcrR family transcriptional regulator, translated as MQEFTDRQIEIMEAATNRISKFGIQNLTIKTLAEDIGLSEPALYRHFKSKNQILWSLLEYFKTEMEKRIQSIPFKASTSEADKLRAIFNSQLQTFVNKPAIVSVIFAESIFHYEENLSNKVSEIIDMMQNYVKNNIKQGQESGQYNKLMGASTLTTILIGAIRMTVLKWKLSGHKSDLIKDGKTVLDGILKMIEKK; from the coding sequence ATGCAAGAATTTACAGACAGACAAATAGAGATAATGGAAGCGGCAACCAACAGAATTTCAAAATTCGGTATTCAGAATTTGACTATAAAGACACTTGCTGAAGATATTGGACTTTCAGAACCTGCATTATACCGCCATTTCAAAAGTAAAAATCAAATTCTTTGGAGTTTATTGGAGTATTTCAAAACAGAAATGGAAAAGCGTATTCAATCTATCCCATTTAAAGCATCAACAAGCGAAGCTGATAAATTAAGAGCTATTTTCAACTCTCAATTACAAACTTTCGTTAACAAACCTGCAATTGTCAGTGTTATTTTTGCCGAGAGTATTTTTCATTATGAAGAAAATCTAAGTAATAAAGTTTCTGAAATAATCGATATGATGCAGAACTACGTAAAAAACAACATCAAGCAAGGACAAGAAAGCGGACAATATAACAAATTGATGGGAGCATCAACACTTACGACAATATTAATTGGCGCTATCAGAATGACTGTTTTAAAATGGAAATTATCGGGGCATAAATCTGACTTAATAAAAGACGGAAAAACTGTTTTAGATGGAATTTTAAAAATGATTGAAAAGAAATAA
- a CDS encoding YdeI family protein → MTNPKVDWFFNKSGKWQESYQELREITLDCGLTEELKWGCLCYTNEKSNIVLIHGFKDYCALLFMQGALLKDPKKILVQQTANVQSARQIRFTNVEEILKNKTTIKTYIKETIKNDKSGIKVEMKKTTEYEIPEEFKMALNEMPELKTAFYKLTPGRQRGYLLYFSSAKQSKTRMERVEKYIPKILDNKGLDD, encoded by the coding sequence ATGACAAATCCAAAAGTAGATTGGTTTTTCAATAAATCGGGAAAGTGGCAAGAATCCTATCAGGAACTACGCGAAATCACGCTTGACTGTGGTTTGACAGAGGAATTAAAATGGGGTTGCCTTTGTTATACCAACGAAAAAAGCAATATCGTTTTGATACACGGTTTCAAAGACTATTGTGCATTGTTGTTTATGCAAGGTGCTTTGCTGAAAGACCCAAAGAAAATTTTAGTTCAACAAACTGCCAACGTTCAATCGGCAAGACAAATCCGTTTTACCAATGTTGAAGAAATTTTGAAAAACAAAACAACTATAAAGACATACATCAAAGAAACCATTAAAAACGACAAATCGGGTATAAAAGTGGAGATGAAAAAAACAACCGAATATGAAATACCCGAAGAATTTAAAATGGCATTAAACGAAATGCCTGAACTAAAAACAGCTTTCTACAAATTAACGCCCGGCAGACAAAGGGGATACTTGCTCTATTTCTCCTCTGCCAAACAATCAAAGACAAGAATGGAACGAGTTGAAAAATACATTCCGAAAATTCTTGACAACAAAGGCTTGGACGACTAA
- the lnu(H) gene encoding lincosamide nucleotidyltransferase Lnu(H): MTQLQMIDKTKLLAQQDENISAVFMYGSFTKNEGDQYSDIEFYIFLKSKEDFSAEKWVNQIHPVALYFTNEYGSEVAIFDNMVRGEFHFLKTEEIEIIKSWDGIVEFSDFDQMNLIDKDGLLTKTLNQIGTKSPERITNENILWLSQSLLNVVLTTSNLIKREEFAHAHHSLSNVQKYLLWLIRVRTTKTQHWESPTKNLEKDIDVIWYSAYKKVTSDLNPKNIVLAFENSLNLSKKLFDELKIEPKLKEILSRIR; the protein is encoded by the coding sequence ATGACACAGTTACAAATGATTGACAAAACAAAATTATTAGCTCAACAAGACGAAAATATTTCCGCCGTTTTTATGTATGGTTCATTTACAAAAAACGAAGGAGACCAATATTCCGACATCGAATTTTATATTTTCTTGAAAAGTAAAGAAGACTTTTCAGCCGAAAAATGGGTAAACCAAATTCATCCGGTTGCATTATATTTTACCAACGAATATGGAAGTGAAGTGGCTATTTTCGACAATATGGTCAGAGGAGAATTTCATTTTTTAAAAACGGAGGAAATTGAAATTATCAAATCCTGGGACGGAATTGTTGAATTTAGCGATTTTGACCAAATGAATCTAATCGACAAAGACGGACTTTTAACGAAAACGCTTAATCAAATCGGAACAAAATCCCCAGAAAGAATAACAAATGAAAATATCTTGTGGTTAAGCCAATCATTACTGAATGTTGTACTGACAACAAGCAACTTGATTAAAAGAGAAGAATTTGCTCACGCTCATCACAGTTTATCAAATGTTCAGAAATACTTGCTTTGGCTTATAAGAGTAAGAACAACCAAAACGCAACATTGGGAAAGTCCGACTAAAAATCTCGAAAAGGACATTGATGTAATTTGGTATTCAGCGTATAAAAAAGTAACATCTGACTTAAATCCTAAAAACATCGTTTTGGCTTTTGAGAACTCCTTAAATTTATCGAAAAAACTATTTGACGAACTTAAAATTGAACCCAAACTGAAAGAAATCCTGAGCAGAATAAGATAA
- a CDS encoding YoaK family protein — protein sequence MSYKITNKNQNPDVLSFFAKQKKNNNIWVLAFSLLFAMGLQNSLVTTISNATVRTTHLTGLFTDLGIELSQLFFYKQEGQKDKLYSSIKLRLTIISFFFLGGLLGGIFYSTIKLYVLAIAGIILLIGIIYDDIKLKLIRKKHIPRRWK from the coding sequence ATATCCTACAAAATAACTAATAAGAATCAAAACCCCGACGTATTATCGTTTTTTGCGAAACAAAAAAAAAATAATAACATATGGGTATTAGCATTTTCTTTGCTTTTTGCAATGGGGCTACAAAACTCATTAGTAACGACAATTTCAAACGCAACAGTCCGAACAACACATTTAACAGGACTATTCACTGATTTAGGAATAGAACTTTCTCAATTATTTTTTTATAAACAGGAAGGACAAAAAGACAAGCTTTACTCATCAATAAAATTACGTTTAACAATTATTAGTTTTTTCTTTTTAGGTGGACTTTTGGGTGGTATATTTTATTCGACAATTAAACTTTATGTATTAGCAATCGCAGGGATAATTTTGCTTATTGGAATAATATACGACGACATAAAACTTAAATTAATAAGAAAAAAACATATACCAAGGCGATGGAAATAA